Proteins encoded within one genomic window of Camelina sativa cultivar DH55 chromosome 19, Cs, whole genome shotgun sequence:
- the LOC104764287 gene encoding uncharacterized GPI-anchored protein At3g06035-like has translation MAIHKLPLLLFLSIILFLNRPVLGDTDEEDILLTGINSYRTTQNLTVFSKNENAECLADEIADQFKNKPCTNDTGSFTVPGTEPQFANYPKMLSKCHLNVTDTRDGMVMPACVPRLESSLVLTNFTKTQYSLGLNDSKYTGIGIGKEDNWIVVVLTTNTPEGSYSTDTDTKHDDDDSNGFTVSASLVNYLLVFMFSFCFFLY, from the exons ATGGCGATTCACAAGCTTccacttcttctctttctctccatcatcctcttcctcaatcGCCCTGTTCTTGGCGACACCG atgaagaggacattcttCTCACAGGGATCAACAGCTACAGAACAACACAGAATCTAACAGTCTTCAGCAAGAACGAAAACGCAGAGTGTCTAGCCGACGAAATCGCAGACCAATTCAAGAACAAACCTTGCACCAACGACACTGGCTCATTCACAGTACCAGGAACAGAGCCACAGTTCGCAAACTACCCTAAGATGCTATCCAAATGCCACTTAAACGTAACTGACACAAGAGACGGCATGGTCATGCCAGCATGTGTTCCTCGCTTAGAATCAAGTCTCGTCCTCACAAACTTCACAAAGACGCAATACTCGTTAGGTTTGAACGATTCCAAGTATACAGGGATTGGTATTGGTAAAGAAGATAACTGGATCGTTGTGGTTCTCACTACCAACACACCTGAAGGAAGCTATTCTACAGATACAgatacaaaacatgatgatgatgattcaaatGGCTTCACGGTTAGCGCTAGTCTCGTTAATTATTTGCTAGTTTTcatgttttccttttgtttcttcctctATTGA
- the LOC104764288 gene encoding uncharacterized protein LOC104764288 isoform X1: MKLISLVRNVRSRQCQPSVFGSVQVRFLQQDSVAKAKPKKYKYPSVYDPYGPRPEPSNKIVELAERIAALSPEERQQIGPALNEHLRLPKQQMISSEGLSLGANQDAGAGKAEEKKEKTAFDVKLEKFNVSDKIKVIKEVRAFTSLGLKEAKELVEKAPSVLKQGVTKEEANEIIAKIKAVGGVAVME, translated from the exons ATGAAGCTAATTTCACTTGTCAGAAACGTTCGTTCTCGCCAGTGTCAACCGAGTGTATTCGGGTCTGTGCAAGTGCGTTTCTTGCAGCAAGACTCTGTCGCGAAAGCTAAACCCAAGAAATACAAATACCCATCAGTTTATGATCCTTATG GTCCTAGACCCGAGCCTTCAAACAAAATCGTGGAGCTAGCTGAGCGTATAGCTGCATTATCTCCAGAAGAACGGCAACAAATTGGTCCTGCACTCAATGAACACCTGAGGCTTCCAAAACAACAGATGATTTCGTCGGAGGGTTTGAGTCTAGGAGCAAATCAAGATGCTGGAGCCGGGAaagcagaggagaagaaagagaagacgGCTTTCGACGTGAAGTTGGAGAAGTTTAATGTATCTGATAAGATCAAAGTGATAAAAGAAGTGAGAGCATTCACGAGTTTGGGTCTGAAGGAGGCGAAAGAGCTTGTTGAGAAAGCCCCCTCTGTTCTTAAACAAGGCGTGACAAAGGAAGAAGCTAATGAAATCATTGCCAAGATCAAAGCTGTAGGTGGAGTAGCAGTTATGGAGTAA
- the LOC104764288 gene encoding uncharacterized protein LOC104764288 isoform X2: MKLISLVRNVRSRQCQPGVIWSVQVRCLQQDSVSKAKPKKYKYPSVYDPYGPRPEPSNKIVELAERIAALSPEERQQIGPALNEHLRLPKQQMISSEGLSLGANQDAGAGKAEEKKEKTAFDVKLEKFNVSDKIKVIKEVRAFTSLGLKEAKELVEKAPSVLKQGVTKEEANEIIAKIKAVGGVAVME, translated from the coding sequence atgaAGCTAATTTCACTTGTCAGAAACGTTCGTTCTCGCCAGTGTCAACCGGGTGTAATCTGGTCTGTGCAAGTGCGTTGCTTGCAGCAAGACTCTGTTTCCAAAGCTAAACCCAAGAAATACAAATACCCATCAGTTTATGATCCTTATGGTCCTAGACCCGAGCCTTCAAACAAAATCGTGGAGCTAGCTGAGCGTATAGCTGCATTATCTCCAGAAGAACGGCAACAAATTGGTCCTGCACTCAATGAACACCTGAGGCTTCCAAAACAACAGATGATTTCGTCGGAGGGTTTGAGTCTAGGAGCAAATCAAGATGCTGGAGCCGGGAaagcagaggagaagaaagagaagacgGCTTTCGACGTGAAGTTGGAGAAGTTTAATGTATCTGATAAGATCAAAGTGATAAAAGAAGTGAGAGCATTCACGAGTTTGGGTCTGAAGGAGGCGAAAGAGCTTGTTGAGAAAGCCCCCTCTGTTCTTAAACAAGGCGTGACAAAGGAAGAAGCTAATGAAATCATTGCCAAGATCAAAGCTGTAGGTGGAGTAGCAGTTATGGAGTAA
- the LOC104744768 gene encoding peroxiredoxin-2F, mitochondrial, translating into MAMSILKLRNLSGLRSAANSARIGVYSRGFSKLAEGTDITSAAPGVSLQKARSWDEGVSSKFSTTPLSDIFKGKKVVIFGLPGAYTGVCSQQHVPSYKSHIDKFKAKGIDSVICVSVNDPYAINGWAEKIGAKDAIEFYGDFDGKFHKSLGLDKDLSAALLGPRSERWSAYVEDGKVKAVNVEEAPSDFKVSGAEVILGQI; encoded by the exons ATGGCGATGTCAATTCTAAAGCTCAGGAATTTATCGGGTCTAAGATCGGCCGCAAATAGTGCCCGGATCGGAGTTTACTCGAGGGGTTTCTCAAAGCTCGCGGAGGGCACTGACATAACCTCGGCGGCGCCTGGTGTTTCTCTCCAGAAAGCTCGCAGCTGGGACGAAGGCGTTTCCTCTAAATTCTCCACCACACCTTTATCAGATATCTTCAAG GGGAAGAAAGTTGTCATCTTTGGACTCCCT GGGGCTTACACGGGTGTTTGTTCACAGCAGCATGTCCCTAGCTACAAGAGCCATATTGATAAGTTTAAAGCCAAAGGCATTGATTCTGTCATATGTGTCTCTGTTAATGATCCTTATGCTATCAATGGTTGGGCAGAGAAGATTGGTGCTAAAGATGCA ATTGAGTTTTATGGGGATTTTGATGGGAAATTCCACAAAAGCTTGGGGCTTGACAAGGATCTCTCTGCTGCATTGCTCGGGCCTCGGTCTGAGAG ATGGTCAGCTTATGTAGAAGACGGTAAGGTTAAGGCGGTGAACGTGGAAGAAGCACCGTCTGACTTCAAGGTTTCGGGGGCAGAAGTCATCTTAGGACAAATCTAA